One window from the genome of Oscillospiraceae bacterium encodes:
- a CDS encoding SpoVA/SpoVAEb family sporulation membrane protein, translating to MFLKYLTVYAVGGMICLICQILIDKTKITPARILVTLIGLGVLLAAFGFSDAAVDAVGAGITAPIIGFGITLANGVKQAVSEKGALGVLTGGLTATSAGIAAVIVFAFLAAVLSKPREK from the coding sequence ATGTTTTTAAAATATCTGACGGTCTACGCGGTGGGCGGAATGATCTGCCTGATCTGCCAGATTCTGATTGACAAGACCAAGATTACGCCCGCCCGGATATTGGTTACCCTCATCGGCCTCGGCGTGTTGCTCGCGGCCTTCGGGTTTTCCGACGCGGCGGTCGACGCGGTGGGTGCGGGCATCACCGCGCCGATCATCGGGTTCGGCATCACACTTGCGAACGGCGTCAAACAGGCGGTTTCGGAAAAGGGCGCATTGGGCGTTTTGACAGGAGGGCTGACAGCGACATCGGCGGGAATCGCGGCAGTCATCGTTTTCGCCTTTTTGGCGGCGGTTCTTTCCAAACCGCGTGAAAAATAA
- a CDS encoding sialidase family protein, protein MKIKTENGYVIPSRDTVFSYNGWPSVCRGPKGDLIAVCSGLRLAHVCPFGKAILCRSFDEGKTWTRPQIIIDTPLDDRDAGVTVFNGDKIIVTSFNHYIRIQKDFPCDNQFAETMKNAYFSENRITGELEKRFYGSTYAVSEDNGITWSEVRHAPVTAPHGPCALKNGGLLYMGNPKVYEEQKQLTPEKNVLEVWFSPDGGNWEKYAAIENPRKGLYFCEAHIAELPDHTLLGTIRVQGELKNGNYSERVFCVYQTESADGGKTWTAPHKTVEFGSPPQVLVHSSGTLVLVYGYRREPFGERAKISNDDGRTWSEELILRDDAPNSDLGYPASVELKDGRILTLYYQKHDIQTPPEIMYSIWEIPAM, encoded by the coding sequence TTGAAAATTAAAACCGAAAACGGCTATGTGATTCCTTCACGCGATACGGTGTTTTCCTATAACGGCTGGCCGAGTGTCTGCCGGGGGCCGAAAGGCGATTTGATTGCGGTCTGTTCGGGCCTTCGGCTCGCGCATGTCTGCCCGTTCGGCAAGGCGATCTTATGCCGCAGTTTTGATGAGGGAAAGACCTGGACCCGCCCGCAGATCATCATCGATACCCCGCTCGATGACCGCGACGCCGGCGTGACGGTCTTCAACGGCGACAAAATCATCGTGACCTCTTTTAATCATTATATCCGTATTCAAAAGGATTTTCCGTGCGACAATCAATTTGCCGAGACCATGAAAAACGCTTATTTTTCCGAAAACCGCATCACCGGTGAGCTTGAAAAAAGATTTTACGGCTCCACTTATGCCGTCAGCGAAGACAACGGAATCACCTGGAGTGAAGTTCGCCATGCGCCCGTCACCGCGCCGCACGGTCCCTGCGCGCTCAAAAACGGCGGTCTGCTCTATATGGGCAACCCCAAGGTCTACGAGGAACAAAAACAGCTCACTCCCGAAAAAAACGTTCTTGAAGTCTGGTTCAGCCCCGACGGCGGGAATTGGGAAAAATATGCCGCGATTGAAAACCCGCGGAAGGGTTTATACTTTTGTGAAGCGCACATCGCCGAACTGCCCGATCACACGCTGCTTGGCACCATCCGCGTGCAGGGCGAACTGAAAAACGGCAATTACAGCGAACGTGTCTTTTGCGTCTATCAGACCGAATCCGCCGATGGCGGTAAAACGTGGACAGCGCCGCACAAAACCGTCGAATTCGGTTCGCCTCCGCAGGTGCTTGTGCATTCATCGGGAACACTGGTACTGGTCTACGGTTATCGCCGCGAACCCTTCGGCGAGCGCGCGAAGATTTCAAACGACGACGGAAGGACCTGGAGCGAAGAACTCATTCTGCGCGACGACGCGCCGAATTCCGACCTCGGTTATCCGGCCTCGGTTGAACTGAAA